The Kryptolebias marmoratus isolate JLee-2015 linkage group LG1, ASM164957v2, whole genome shotgun sequence sequence CGCTTAGCCATGGTGCTCTACACACAGCATTAAAGTAATTATTCAGCcagtttacaaaacaaaagaaacaaaagaaaagaaaagacaaaaaaaaaagcaacacaccAACAGTGTCACTGAGTAAGACAGCCAATCCCACCAGAGGACTAAGATTCAGACGTGAGGCCATGCGCACACTTACACACGTAGTGGGACACTCTGTTCCTGCCTGAACTCAGCTTCAACACAAAAAACCCCTCTGATTCACCCTGAGTCTGCAGCCTTTTGAGCCCAGTGGACTGACCAGCTTCTGATGTCATGTCATGCTGCTGGGAGTTGAGATGCtgagggtgggggtggagggggggcaGCATGCTGCCAAGGTGCCTGTgcagggtggggggtgggtgcTGGGGACACAGTGACCTCGTTCAGACCTGgcattaaaatttgttctcaGCTATCAGGTTGCATTTGGATAGGGTTAAATGTGGGTCTGAATGGCCTCAACACGCACTGAAAATGGTTTCACTTAGACCCCCTTCGGAGGTGATCTGGAACCCTTTTATCCACATttgtttggtagtctgaacacaaccTGCCCTGAGCCTTGATGTAGGAACTCCTACTGATCTGAAATGACCCCGCACAAGCAGCAGAATCTTCAATGGACATctaagagaaaaaataataatagtaataataataataataattaaaaagttcaCTCAGTGCAATTAAACAGCCACCCTGGGGAATATTctgaaaatgcagcttttttggGGTAAAGATGTCAGTTTTGTTGAGATTTTACCAATCAAGACTGGATTGCACGGCACACCGTGGTGAGTTTCcttatagtttatttatttatttttattgttttttgagttGACTGGACCTGTTGTGGTCTCTATGAGTCACAACATGCTGTCAATACCAgaacagtctgagcagcattATGTTGCAACATATTCACCTAACTGAACACCACTGATGTTATGTTCACAGTGAAGATGTGTAAAACACATGATGGCTGTCAGTGCAATATAGAGTTTTATGGGTTAAAATCCTTCAGTCTTAGCCGTGACATTGAGCTCCGTGAAGTCACTAATCATTGTATTATATTTTCCCCCATATCACGTCTGTTATGTAATTAAGCTtactgccaggtgtgaacactGAATCAGCGCTGACCACTTGCTGTTGAAACACCCAAGACGGATCCTTAATGtgaggtctgaacagggccaaTGTGGATGTTCTTCTATGGTGTGTTGAGGCTGAGGAattccatgtttttgttgtttgaatgtcatttattcacttaaaatgaaataaaaatcagtccTCGACCAATCACAGGCCCACTGACAGCTTTGTGTCATCAATCCACCTTGATAAACTACTGATGATTCAAACTGACTAAAGACGCAGCAGGTGAGTAGAGGAAGGGTTGGAAGGGTGATATTAGGATTAGGAGGAGGTTGCAGCAGAGTGGGGGCATGACTGGGGAGGGGGGCAGAATCTCACCAAACCTCCTGGACAGGCTCCCTGCCACTgtagaggaggaagaggggcaGACAATGGATAAGAACTGCCTGAGCAGTGGGagaaaacatgaacaaaccaaaacacatcTGCATCTGAATCCACAGCCAGATTGCCTACGGATTATTTCATTCGCAGCTAACATCTGGAGTGCTTTCTTAAACAGTGTTCAATTGGATTCAAGATGCCACACAGAAAACGAAGTGAGGAGGACAAAAGAGTGATGAAGACGTAACACCAGAGGAAACGGCCTCGGCTGGTGGCACGAGGTTAAGGTTCACCTAATTAATCTCATCTTGGACATGTGCGTACATTAAACATCTGCAACAGACAAGAAACCTCACCAACTAAATTCAAACCAAATTATCAATTATAAATCATAAATCACCACATAACTTCATTAATGTGAAATGTGTTTGTACAATTCTTACAACTGAATTAATCCTGTCACAGAGAATGCTACTAAGATATGATAAAAGTAAGGAAATAGTTATTAGTCATATTTCTAGAAatcacccccccaccaccaccacacacacacacacaaatgaacaaAGTTTCCTGATACAAAAAGTGTTTCAAACACCAGTAACCTTGTAAATATTATGAGATGCGTATGAAAACCCTGGCTTTAGATTCAGTACGTCTGAACTTCTGCACTCATCCAAACACACAATTTCTTTAACCAAGcgaagaaataaatgtttaaaaatacatgtttctTGAGACCGCAAAAGCTCACATTCACCCTAAATTAAAATGCTCCAGTGTCACAAAGCGCTAAAACTCCAGTAGTCTCatacattttaattgtttgccagattttctaaaaatacattttaaaaaaaggttagagCTTTTGAAAATTTAgcttcataataataataatttttgtttttattacactaCAAAATTTTACTATTTCACTCTAAAGCTGCTTGGAGTGCAGCAACTCTTTctctatcacacacacacacacacacacacctgcacatgCACACTTATCTCAGCTCAGCTCCTGAAAAGAAGAATCACCAACGGTTTACAATAGGAAGGCTCATTGAATTACACTGTTATAAATTTATCAACTTTTCAGGCTGTTTTACTGaagtttttttctccctcaaaCAAAGCCTACAGCTAACCGCTAACAGTTTTTTTGAACAAACTAGTTTTTCTATGTCCAAATCCTTACCCAGCATGACCACCACAAACAAGTTTCATGATGCTTACtggaaaaacactttttactgTTAAGCTCACACTCAAACGGCTCTGCTGCATTTAAACGTCAACTAATTTTCAGAGCAGAAACGTCTGAGGTCAGTGTAAGATTTACTCGGACCATGAGGTGTGGGGGTATCTCCAGTATGACTCAGCACATTCAGTTGGCTCCTACAGAATATGCTCACCACATCAAGAGGAATCAGTGCAAGAGTTGGTGTTTGTTGCACTTATTTTTTCAACCAGTAGCACTTAGAAAAATGgaatgagacattttggaaaattCAACAAGCAACATGACTGTGACATTTATTATTACTTATTGTTGACAAATGAATCAGAAAAGACGCAGCCACATAATTCCTCTTTTGGTTATATTATAAAAGCTGTGAAGATTTGATTTACTTTCCTTGTTGCCTTTTAACTGGAAACTACAACCGTAAACAGCATTATGTGGTGCAGAGCTGTTATCAGACATATTTAAAGTAGATCTGAAATATAATATTGACTCTGAAGAGTACACTAAAAGGTAGTAGACACATTGAGAAAGAAAAGCCCTTCGGATAAAATCACTGTGAATCATCTTGATGATAAAAAGCTTAAAGTTGACCCAGCCCAATCTAGGAAGCTCGGTGTTGATGAAAGGGGAATGATTCTTGAGTTATAACGTCAGCACTCACCTGCAGTGATGCTTCCTGGTAGCAAGCCAAAACCTGCTTTCACAGCCGTAACACTGTGCAGCCAAATGATCAGGGTACCAGCGAGTGACCTGCAATGTACAAAGTCATTCACAGCTTCCATCATCTGAACAGTTCACCAACAAATGCTGTCATATTTTAAGTGCATCACTGAAAACTATTGATAAAATCCTGATAGAGCTCACCTCAGTGTCCTGCTTGTCTACCTGCTCCCAGCTGGCCTCTGAGAACAGTTCTGTGCTGCAGCGCGACAAACAGTTTGGGTCGAGATTGTACTCAGAGTCTGTCATTGAGGTCTGCAACAAGTGAGTCAAAGACAGTCTCTATTGAGGCAGCTGTAAGCAGCAAATAATCAGCCTGAAGTTACTCAGACTAGTTACACACGTCTATGAGGATCTTACCACCTCGTCTCCCACATCTCCATTAATCCTGTGGGAGCTGGCGTGTTGCTGATTCTCCAGGCGACTCCGCAGCTCCTGTACCTGCTTCTTCAGAGTCTCCACCTCCATCTGGTGCCCCACCTCAATCTGCCTCAGTCTCTGCTGGATGGCGTCTGTGTGCAGGGTCAGCCCATCGTCGTCCAGGTGGCTTCGGGACGGCTGCTCGGGGCTGACGGTGGTCCTGCTCAGCATGGCGTGACAGCAGCGGTGCTGAGAGCAGCCGCCCCGCAGGTGGAGGATCAGAGAGTTGCAGCTTGCTAGGGACACCTGTCGACTCAGAGCAGCCCGCTCCCCATTTCCTTTGAACCAGTGAGGACCTATGCAGGGGTCTCCATCGGAGCTGTCCCCATTGCACACCCCGTCCCTGCTGAGCTCAGCACTTGCAGACTGAAAGGCACTAACAGAGGGTTGCTTGCTGCCCCCGTTTAAAGTTCTGCTGAAGCTGTGCTCACCGGTCTCCACCCCCCTGTCTCTCCTGGAGCAGGAAAGTTGGCTCCTGCCATCACTGCAGGGCTGATGGctcaaacaaactgtttgttgtGCTGGAAGCTCCGATCTGCTGCAGGCTTCTTCAGTTAAAGTCTCTGTGGAGCTCTCCATCAGGGAGGCCCTCTTATCCACCTGCTCCCCTGGCTCAGAGACAGCATGGCCGAATTCAGACACAGGGCAGGACTCGTCTATGCCCAGCTCCTCAGGGGACCTGTCCACAAAGCCATTCATTATAGTTCTTTGGGTTGCAGTTTGCTCTGGTTCACCTGAGCTGAACTTATTGGGGCCATGTTCTGGCTCCTCTTGTACCTCTACGTCCTGCTTCACCAGGCCCTCTGGAGTCTCAGTCACCTCAGGTGCCTGCTGATCAAATCCCTCTTCTTTCTGTGCAGGTAGAGGGGCAGAGTCACCATCCTCTTCTGCCTCCATTCCACCATTTTCTGGAAGATAGCCATTAGCAATTATCTCTCTCTGCTTCTCAGTCCCATTGGTAATCGTGACCTGATTCTCCTCCTCAACTTGTACATCAGTCTTCACTTCCATGTCGGCAGCAATAATAACATTAGCCGAAGCAGCACTTCTCTCTGCTTGTGCATCTGCTCCTGCTTCCTCTTTTGTGGCTTCCTGAAGAATATTCTCCATTTGGCCCTCAGCCACACCCACGGCCACAGAGAGCTCCGCCTCCTCCGTGTCCTCTCCTGATGGCTCTGCAGAGGCATTCTGTCTGAGAGCAGCCTGGGATTCCTGGGACTGCAGACTGTCGTCCACCTCAGAGTCAAGTCCAATTGGAAAGGGCCCCTCCCCATTGGGCTGCACCTCCGGATCCTGATTCCCACCCCCCTCGGGCCCCACTGCCATGTTGAGCTCCAGAGAGCGCCGGTGGTCCTGCCACTTCTCGTTGAGGCTTGGGTCACTGGAACGGCGGTTGGGAGCCAGTGAGTTTCCCAGCTCACACGCACTGGGCAAGTTGTCAAAAGAACGAGTTTTTGTACGCCTAAtgaggaaattttaaaaaattaaaaaattatgcacagaaacaccattttaaaaggCTCACATTATGATTCATAATCTGatcaaacaaaatgtattattagaaaatcaatcattttaattgttttaaaacaaaaagatgcaaCACAAATGTGATGAAATAGAAGCATTTGAACTTTGTCTCTTTAACTCAAGGCTTAAAGAATAAATTATGCTGAAATCCTTAAGAAACACCTTTTTGTCTGGATGTTAAACAGTATGTATGACTGTAAAAGCTTGAACAGAGCaatattttaaagcagcagagctgaaaagTCGGGATCCTCTGGCTGTTGGAGTCtacattttgtatttatctTACATGGTGCAGGAAGTGGGGGGGAGAGTCACGTGCCAGCCTGCCAGGCTCACCTGCCCAGGGGTGCATCCTCCGGGTTGGCACCGGGCACTGGATAGGGAGCGCAGGAGTCATCGGAGGGGGTGGTGGGGGAAGAGCTGGGCAAGTAAACTGCTGTCCACAACATCAGGTTCCTTACATGACAGACTGGGTGGAGAACCTGCAgggaaaacaaattattattcaaacacaaaaacagaactcgCAGACATACAAGTCTGAGCACAATCTGACAAGAACATCTGAATGCAGCTTCCACACTCAATGTGGACAATTTTGTGAcccacaaacaaaaaccaaacagaacacaaacagtAATCACAACAATGCAGTTCTCAGAAGGGTgtgaaacaaaatctaaatCCAGTCTGACACAGAGACAATTAGCAATAAATCTATGACATTGTGAAATACAACATTCTGGTTTTATCCTGCCTGTAATGAGTTTAAAGACATGCTGTCTGGACCAAAAAGAATGAAGATTCTCCAGTTTCACATTctttatcaaagaaaaaaccttACCATTGTCTGTCTTGCTAAGCTTTTGACTTTTTCAATGAGCTTGTAGATAATTTTTATGAATATACAGTCTTAACAACCAGAACTCGCAGCTGTCAGCTTCCTGAAAGACTAACTGACGGAAGGAGAAGAGAGGGTGGACGTACGGAATCGGAGTGGGTGGAGTACAGCATGTTCCTCAGCGTACGGTTGGCCGGTCTGAGCAGTGACCAGACTGAGCAGGTCCTCTCCTGAACGTGGCGATCCTCCCTCTCTTTGCCACTGTTGCACAGGAAGGTGCCGAACAGGCACGAGTAGGTGTGCTGCACCAGCTtcacctgcacacacaaacacacacaaaatgacatGCAGAGGCTTGTGGACAAACACCCAGGAACAACAAGAGCATAGATGGAAAGGGGTTTTCTAATATGTCTTGTTAACGAACTCTTAGGGTAAATGAAAATTAATGCTTTAAGTGGAAAAAGATGTGTAATAATACCAGGAATGTCACTTTCACTTCTATACATAACATTCAGAGGTGTTAAATCTAAAGATGCAGACAGAATCAGACTCTACAGCTAAATGTACACATACCAGGAAGGCCTCATTAAACTCAAAGGAGCATGGGAATTGTCTCTGCAGCTGATGAACACAGTCCAGCCACTGCAAGAAGACAGGACAGCGCTCGTTCAGGTCCTCGGAGTTTTCCCCGTGACCACAGCGGTCAGCAAACTTATGGCCAAAGTCCAGCCATTCTGTCTCCACCAAAACCTGGAAGCCCTGCACAAAGTACCACAGTTCTTTTTAGGCAGGATATGAGCAACTTAAAGGGCTCCAGATTAACACAGATTATCATGgcttaattaaaaataatgcgTCAAAAAAGGATGTATGTTAGGGGTAAAAAGTTGTATGAAATCCATTCAGCTCAGATGGATGGAAACATCTAAATGGATCACCTAATGACATGTTTGAGTTTGTTGAACATGAGAGCCCAgccagattaaaaataaattaaaaaaaaacagtatcaAATCACAATATAAATGACACTGCATCATAAATGTATGTACCCCAGTGGACACAACACATTTAGAGCAGGTCCACATCATTATACCACTTTATTGTGAGAGAATTTAAGGGTGATAATGCATCCCTATTGACAAGTCAGCATTTTATCCCTAAAACAATCGActtaacagtttgttttcttataacatgttattttatcataaaattcatatcaaacaaacaaacatgcatgtgcCTTGAACAAAACTATTTTGGATGAAAGAGATTGGCTATATGGTTAGACAGAGAGCAGAAGCTTCAGCTGCAATGCTTTTAAATAACTTCCATCTTGTTCATTTGGGtcagatgtgaaaaaaaaataccaagaaCTACAGGAAAAACCAGTGAGGAGAGTCAAAGAGCtgttatttactgttttaatcaTGCATTCAATTGAATTTTTCTGTGTAGTTaatcagaagacaaaaaacccCCAGAACTGCtgtgcattttgtcttttaatgtgACAATTTTAGTTCAGATGTGTGCTGTTTCTTCGATGTCAGTCTGTCTGCAGGGGGTAAATTCAGACATGATATCAACAGGGTCAggtgttaaataaacaaacagcagtgaTTATCTAAGATGATTTAGAAAATTAACAGCAAATTatgtgacagaaagaaaactggTCGATACTTCAATGGTGCGGTAGTAAGGGTCCAAAAGCAGCTTGGACAGAGCCACAATCTGAGGTGTGCGGTCCCAGCCATCGGAGCAATGCACCAAGACGGGTCTGTGGTCTCGGTCTGCAGCATTAACAACTAGCAGGGctgctttcagcagcagggacaGGTGCTGCAGCCACTTGGTGCCCTCCAGTGCAGAAAGCCAGCTGCAGAGACAAGCAGCAACAGAGGAAAACCATCACAAAACCTCAGACATCTCACAATCATGTTTTAACTAACATTTACCACAGCCCATAACAAGTTTCTAATAATAAGAGTGTTCCTTCTGTTAGCTTCTGTGCTTTGATTTGTATACTGCAACAAAACTTAGgtacagtttttgaaaaaaaaagtcacagataACTTTTGcaacttaaaatgtttgacagaaCTACAATTCAGtccagaaaaaaagtatttattaaatCCTCAACTGTAAATCTG is a genomic window containing:
- the mtmr3 gene encoding myotubularin-related protein 3 isoform X1; amino-acid sequence: MEEEGQQSLECIQANQIFPKKSPVLEEENMQVPFPELHGEFTEYVGRAEDAIIAMSNYRLHIKFKESVVNSCCCEVSVPLQLIECVECRDMFQLHVTCKDCKVVRCQFSTFEQCQEWLKRLNAVVHPPSRLEDLFSFAFHAWCMEVYAGEKEQHGELCRPGEHVTSWFKNEVERMGFDTQNAWRISDINSKFKLCPSYPQQLLVPAWITDKELENVAAFRSWKRFPAVVYRHQSTGAVIARCGQPEVSWWGWRNADDEHLVQSIAKACAVDSSSRKHLFNGSYTNGVDLPDTDFESSMTNSSEVETLAIQPHKLLILDARSYAAAVANRAKGGGCECPEYYPNCEVVFMGMANIHSIRKSFQSLRFLCTQMPDPANWLSALEGTKWLQHLSLLLKAALLVVNAADRDHRPVLVHCSDGWDRTPQIVALSKLLLDPYYRTIEGFQVLVETEWLDFGHKFADRCGHGENSEDLNERCPVFLQWLDCVHQLQRQFPCSFEFNEAFLVKLVQHTYSCLFGTFLCNSGKEREDRHVQERTCSVWSLLRPANRTLRNMLYSTHSDSVLHPVCHVRNLMLWTAVYLPSSSPTTPSDDSCAPYPVPGANPEDAPLGRRTKTRSFDNLPSACELGNSLAPNRRSSDPSLNEKWQDHRRSLELNMAVGPEGGGNQDPEVQPNGEGPFPIGLDSEVDDSLQSQESQAALRQNASAEPSGEDTEEAELSVAVGVAEGQMENILQEATKEEAGADAQAERSAASANVIIAADMEVKTDVQVEEENQVTITNGTEKQREIIANGYLPENGGMEAEEDGDSAPLPAQKEEGFDQQAPEVTETPEGLVKQDVEVQEEPEHGPNKFSSGEPEQTATQRTIMNGFVDRSPEELGIDESCPVSEFGHAVSEPGEQVDKRASLMESSTETLTEEACSRSELPAQQTVCLSHQPCSDGRSQLSCSRRDRGVETGEHSFSRTLNGGSKQPSVSAFQSASAELSRDGVCNGDSSDGDPCIGPHWFKGNGERAALSRQVSLASCNSLILHLRGGCSQHRCCHAMLSRTTVSPEQPSRSHLDDDGLTLHTDAIQQRLRQIEVGHQMEVETLKKQVQELRSRLENQQHASSHRINGDVGDEVTSMTDSEYNLDPNCLSRCSTELFSEASWEQVDKQDTEVTRWYPDHLAAQCYGCESRFWLATRKHHCSGREPVQEVWNCGNVFCASCCDQKIPVPSQQLFEPSRVCKSCYSNLQVGSAPLDLELEKPITASSN
- the mtmr3 gene encoding myotubularin-related protein 3 isoform X2, yielding MEEEGQQSLECIQANQIFPKKSPVLEEENMQVPFPELHGEFTEYVGRAEDAIIAMSNYRLHIKFKESVVNVPLQLIECVECRDMFQLHVTCKDCKVVRCQFSTFEQCQEWLKRLNAVVHPPSRLEDLFSFAFHAWCMEVYAGEKEQHGELCRPGEHVTSWFKNEVERMGFDTQNAWRISDINSKFKLCPSYPQQLLVPAWITDKELENVAAFRSWKRFPAVVYRHQSTGAVIARCGQPEVSWWGWRNADDEHLVQSIAKACAVDSSSRKHLFNGSYTNGVDLPDTDFESSMTNSSEVETLAIQPHKLLILDARSYAAAVANRAKGGGCECPEYYPNCEVVFMGMANIHSIRKSFQSLRFLCTQMPDPANWLSALEGTKWLQHLSLLLKAALLVVNAADRDHRPVLVHCSDGWDRTPQIVALSKLLLDPYYRTIEGFQVLVETEWLDFGHKFADRCGHGENSEDLNERCPVFLQWLDCVHQLQRQFPCSFEFNEAFLVKLVQHTYSCLFGTFLCNSGKEREDRHVQERTCSVWSLLRPANRTLRNMLYSTHSDSVLHPVCHVRNLMLWTAVYLPSSSPTTPSDDSCAPYPVPGANPEDAPLGRRTKTRSFDNLPSACELGNSLAPNRRSSDPSLNEKWQDHRRSLELNMAVGPEGGGNQDPEVQPNGEGPFPIGLDSEVDDSLQSQESQAALRQNASAEPSGEDTEEAELSVAVGVAEGQMENILQEATKEEAGADAQAERSAASANVIIAADMEVKTDVQVEEENQVTITNGTEKQREIIANGYLPENGGMEAEEDGDSAPLPAQKEEGFDQQAPEVTETPEGLVKQDVEVQEEPEHGPNKFSSGEPEQTATQRTIMNGFVDRSPEELGIDESCPVSEFGHAVSEPGEQVDKRASLMESSTETLTEEACSRSELPAQQTVCLSHQPCSDGRSQLSCSRRDRGVETGEHSFSRTLNGGSKQPSVSAFQSASAELSRDGVCNGDSSDGDPCIGPHWFKGNGERAALSRQVSLASCNSLILHLRGGCSQHRCCHAMLSRTTVSPEQPSRSHLDDDGLTLHTDAIQQRLRQIEVGHQMEVETLKKQVQELRSRLENQQHASSHRINGDVGDEVTSMTDSEYNLDPNCLSRCSTELFSEASWEQVDKQDTEVTRWYPDHLAAQCYGCESRFWLATRKHHCSGREPVQEVWNCGNVFCASCCDQKIPVPSQQLFEPSRVCKSCYSNLQVGSAPLDLELEKPITASSN
- the mtmr3 gene encoding myotubularin-related protein 3 isoform X4, giving the protein MEEEGQQSLECIQANQIFPKKSPVLEEENMQVPFPELHGEFTEYVGRAEDAIIAMSNYRLHIKFKESVVNVPLQLIECVECRDMFQLHVTCKDCKVVRCQFSTFEQCQEWLKRLNAVVHPPSRLEDLFSFAFHAWCMEVYAGEKEQHGELCRPGEHVTSWFKNEVERMGFDTQNAWRISDINSKFKLCPSYPQQLLVPAWITDKELENVAAFRSWKRFPAVVYRHQSTGAVIARCGQPEVSWWGWRNADDEHLVQSIAKACAVDSSSRKHLFNGSYTNGVDLPDTDFESSMTNSSEVETLAIQPHKLLILDARSYAAAVANRAKGGGCECPEYYPNCEVVFMGMANIHSIRKSFQSLRFLCTQMPDPANWLSALEGTKWLQHLSLLLKAALLVVNAADRDHRPVLVHCSDGWDRTPQIVALSKLLLDPYYRTIEGFQVLVETEWLDFGHKFADRCGHGENSEDLNERCPVFLQWLDCVHQLQRQFPCSFEFNEAFLVKLVQHTYSCLFGTFLCNSGKEREDRHVQERTCSVWSLLRPANRTLRNMLYSTHSDSVLHPVCHVRNLMLWTAVYLPSSSPTTPSDDSCAPYPVPGANPEDAPLGRRTKTRSFDNLPSACELGNSLAPNRRSSDPSLNEKWQDHRRSLELNMAVGPEGGGNQDPEVQPNGEGPFPIGLDSEVDDSLQSQESQAALRQNASAEPSGEDTEEAELSVAVGVAEGQMENILQEATKEEAGADAQAERSAASANVIIAADMEVKTDVQVEEENQVTITNGTEKQREIIANGYLPENGGMEAEEDGDSAPLPAQKEEGFDQQAPEVTETPEGLVKQDVEVQEEPEHGPNKFSSGEPEQTATQRTIMNGFVDRSPEELGIDESCPVSEFGHAVSEPGEQVDKRASLMESSTETLTEEACSRSELPAQQTVCLSHQPCSDGRSQLSCSRRDRGVETGEHSFSRTLNGGSKQPSVSAFQSASAELSRDGVCNGDSSDGDPCIGPHWFKGNGERAALSRQVSLASCNSLILHLRGGCSQHRCCHAMLSRTTVSPEQPSRSHLDDDGLTLHTDAIQQRLRQIEVGHQMEVETLKKQVQELRSRLENQQHASSHRINGDVGDEVTSMTDSEYNLDPNCLSRCSTELFSEASWEQVDKQDTEVTRWYPDHLAAQCYGCESRFWLATRKHHCRNCGNVFCASCCDQKIPVPSQQLFEPSRVCKSCYSNLQVGSAPLDLELEKPITASSN
- the mtmr3 gene encoding myotubularin-related protein 3 isoform X3; this encodes MEEEGQQSLECIQANQIFPKKSPVLEEENMQVPFPELHGEFTEYVGRAEDAIIAMSNYRLHIKFKESVVNSCCCEVSVPLQLIECVECRDMFQLHVTCKDCKVVRCQFSTFEQCQEWLKRLNAVVHPPSRLEDLFSFAFHAWCMEVYAGEKEQHGELCRPGEHVTSWFKNEVERMGFDTQNAWRISDINSKFKLCPSYPQQLLVPAWITDKELENVAAFRSWKRFPAVVYRHQSTGAVIARCGQPEVSWWGWRNADDEHLVQSIAKACAVDSSSRKHLFNGSYTNGVDLPDTDFESSMTNSSEVETLAIQPHKLLILDARSYAAAVANRAKGGGCECPEYYPNCEVVFMGMANIHSIRKSFQSLRFLCTQMPDPANWLSALEGTKWLQHLSLLLKAALLVVNAADRDHRPVLVHCSDGWDRTPQIVALSKLLLDPYYRTIEGFQVLVETEWLDFGHKFADRCGHGENSEDLNERCPVFLQWLDCVHQLQRQFPCSFEFNEAFLVKLVQHTYSCLFGTFLCNSGKEREDRHVQERTCSVWSLLRPANRTLRNMLYSTHSDSVLHPVCHVRNLMLWTAVYLPSSSPTTPSDDSCAPYPVPGANPEDAPLGRRTKTRSFDNLPSACELGNSLAPNRRSSDPSLNEKWQDHRRSLELNMAVGPEGGGNQDPEVQPNGEGPFPIGLDSEVDDSLQSQESQAALRQNASAEPSGEDTEEAELSVAVGVAEGQMENILQEATKEEAGADAQAERSAASANVIIAADMEVKTDVQVEEENQVTITNGTEKQREIIANGYLPENGGMEAEEDGDSAPLPAQKEEGFDQQAPEVTETPEGLVKQDVEVQEEPEHGPNKFSSGEPEQTATQRTIMNGFVDRSPEELGIDESCPVSEFGHAVSEPGEQVDKRASLMESSTETLTEEACSRSELPAQQTVCLSHQPCSDGRSQLSCSRRDRGVETGEHSFSRTLNGGSKQPSVSAFQSASAELSRDGVCNGDSSDGDPCIGPHWFKGNGERAALSRQVSLASCNSLILHLRGGCSQHRCCHAMLSRTTVSPEQPSRSHLDDDGLTLHTDAIQQRLRQIEVGHQMEVETLKKQVQELRSRLENQQHASSHRINGDVGDEVTSMTDSEYNLDPNCLSRCSTELFSEASWEQVDKQDTEVTRWYPDHLAAQCYGCESRFWLATRKHHCRNCGNVFCASCCDQKIPVPSQQLFEPSRVCKSCYSNLQVGSAPLDLELEKPITASSN